One stretch of Tepidibacter hydrothermalis DNA includes these proteins:
- a CDS encoding glycyl radical protein, giving the protein MNKENKSYIKRIERLKSKLLEIRPEMDLENARILTESFIETEGHPHVVRKAKAFHKQCSEKTIEIYEDELIVGCSGSKKRGGILCADTCWSVLDAELDTISNRKYDPFYLCAEDRVIFEQVIKPYWKGKSNYEKWLVQVPEETKELTDNGILYINRKAVRGFGETTAGYEWLLNVGISGIVEEIQKSREKLDITIPGDYQKDYYLKSQLIAADGIKILIERHAKLAHKYADETDDLIRKKELNDIASICDSISWNPAKNFREALQLFYFYQTCIFMEQNAASYNPGRMDQYLWKYYKNDLEKGIITKDEAQELLGCLWIKFSEPCLFQDEVTAEFAAGYPMFQNVCVGGVDDCGRDAVNDLSYMILQATMDVKLYQPSLSVRYSVGKNPNSFLKKVVDLMSLGTGFPAFHNDDIGIRMLMNKGIPLKEAFNWNPCGCVETNLEGRTKQYTALADINLGSMVEFALLNGKMRKNNKVISIKSGDPLEFDTYEKFLDAVKDQIKYSVRACVMGSHVIDEVCMDRTCPTLSLTFKECIKSAKDYAWGGAKYNIGNGIILIGIADLINSLAAVRHTIYNEKNISMDELLKALENNFEGYDILHKICMDAPKYGNDDSLVDDIAGDIFTFIADEIEKYDSKFGKLTPGILPVSGNTPFGLEVGALPSGRKAWTPLADGVSPSGGSDMNGPTAVLKSVANIPHARFTQGTLLNMKVEPSMISDEAGKIQMMSLLKSMCTLGVYHVQFNVIDQEKLIKAQKEPEKYKGLLVRVAGYTAYFTELGKDIQDEIIGRTIQTGISVG; this is encoded by the coding sequence ATGAACAAGGAAAATAAGTCATACATAAAAAGAATAGAAAGGCTTAAATCAAAGCTTTTAGAGATTAGACCTGAGATGGATTTAGAAAATGCTAGAATTCTGACTGAGAGTTTTATAGAAACTGAAGGACATCCACATGTTGTTAGAAAGGCTAAGGCTTTTCATAAACAGTGTAGTGAAAAGACTATTGAAATTTATGAAGATGAATTAATTGTAGGCTGTTCTGGTAGTAAAAAACGTGGGGGAATTCTATGTGCAGATACTTGTTGGTCTGTACTTGATGCTGAACTAGATACTATAAGCAATAGAAAATATGATCCTTTTTATCTTTGTGCTGAAGATAGGGTTATTTTTGAACAGGTAATTAAACCGTACTGGAAAGGGAAATCAAATTATGAAAAGTGGTTAGTTCAAGTTCCTGAAGAAACTAAAGAACTTACTGATAATGGAATTCTTTATATTAATAGAAAGGCTGTTAGAGGTTTTGGTGAAACTACTGCAGGATACGAATGGCTTCTTAATGTTGGGATATCTGGTATTGTTGAAGAAATTCAAAAAAGTAGAGAAAAACTAGATATTACTATTCCGGGTGATTACCAAAAGGATTATTATTTAAAATCTCAATTAATTGCTGCTGATGGTATTAAAATTTTGATTGAGAGACATGCCAAGTTAGCTCATAAATATGCAGACGAAACTGATGATTTAATTAGAAAAAAAGAGCTTAATGATATTGCTTCAATTTGTGATTCTATCTCATGGAATCCTGCAAAGAATTTTAGAGAAGCTCTTCAACTTTTTTATTTCTATCAAACATGCATTTTCATGGAGCAAAATGCTGCAAGTTATAACCCAGGTAGAATGGATCAGTATTTATGGAAATATTATAAAAATGATTTAGAAAAAGGGATTATAACTAAAGATGAAGCTCAGGAGTTGTTAGGTTGTCTTTGGATTAAGTTTAGTGAACCATGTTTATTCCAAGATGAAGTTACTGCTGAATTTGCAGCTGGATATCCGATGTTTCAAAATGTTTGTGTTGGAGGAGTAGATGATTGTGGAAGAGATGCTGTAAATGATTTATCTTATATGATTTTACAAGCTACTATGGATGTAAAGTTATATCAACCATCTTTATCTGTTAGATATAGTGTTGGTAAGAACCCTAATTCATTCTTAAAAAAGGTAGTTGATCTTATGAGTTTGGGAACTGGATTCCCGGCTTTTCATAATGATGATATTGGTATAAGAATGCTTATGAACAAAGGAATTCCTTTAAAGGAAGCTTTTAATTGGAATCCTTGTGGATGTGTTGAAACAAATCTTGAAGGTAGAACTAAACAATATACAGCTCTTGCAGATATCAACTTAGGAAGTATGGTTGAATTTGCTCTTTTAAATGGGAAGATGAGAAAAAATAATAAAGTTATTTCTATTAAATCTGGTGATCCTCTTGAATTTGATACTTATGAAAAGTTTTTAGATGCAGTTAAGGATCAGATTAAATATTCTGTTAGAGCTTGTGTAATGGGAAGTCATGTAATAGATGAGGTATGTATGGATAGAACTTGTCCTACTTTATCTCTTACTTTTAAAGAGTGTATTAAAAGTGCCAAGGATTATGCTTGGGGTGGTGCTAAATACAATATTGGTAATGGAATTATTCTTATTGGTATTGCTGATTTGATTAATAGTTTGGCTGCTGTTCGTCACACTATATATAATGAGAAAAACATTTCTATGGATGAACTTTTAAAAGCTTTAGAGAATAATTTTGAAGGTTATGATATCCTTCATAAAATTTGTATGGATGCTCCTAAGTATGGAAATGATGATTCTTTAGTAGATGATATAGCAGGAGATATATTTACTTTTATTGCTGATGAAATAGAGAAATATGATAGTAAATTTGGTAAGCTAACTCCAGGTATTTTACCTGTTTCAGGTAATACTCCTTTTGGCTTAGAGGTTGGAGCATTGCCGTCTGGAAGAAAAGCGTGGACTCCTTTAGCAGATGGAGTTAGTCCTTCTGGTGGATCTGATATGAATGGTCCTACTGCTGTTCTTAAGTCTGTTGCTAATATTCCTCATGCTAGATTTACTCAAGGAACTTTACTTAACATGAAGGTTGAACCTTCTATGATTTCTGATGAAGCAGGTAAGATTCAGATGATGTCTTTACTTAAGAGTATGTGTACACTTGGAGTATATCATGTTCAGTTCAATGTAATAGATCAAGAGAAACTTATCAAGGCTCAAAAGGAACCAGAAAAATATAAAGGACTTTTAGTTAGGGTTGCTGGTTATACTGCATACTTTACTGAATTAGGTAAAGATATTCAAGATGAAATAATAGGTAGAACTATTCAAACTGGAATTTCTGTGGGGTGA
- a CDS encoding glycyl-radical enzyme activating protein produces the protein MLEKINRKGSILRIERASIHDGDGIRTVVYFNGCPLKCKWCSTPESQNINDKLGYIQKKCTICKRCISHCPENALSLSNDEKIHIDRSKCTSCFKCIDICPFGAFKKYGMTMSVDEVINEISKDELFYFHSNGGVTISGGECLIQVEFLRDVLKGCKMKGINTAIETSLFAKYKDIEKVLPFVDTLFIDIKHMDSSCHKALTGVKNDIILDNIIKLDSSKYNFDIRIRVPIIPGLNDSDYNLLDTLEFCNKLSKIRYIELLPYHRYGIDTYNSLDIEYELKNINSPSKDCIKRIVSLLEQKKYSLEIRANTGIPDGSIDLTK, from the coding sequence TTGCTAGAAAAAATAAATAGAAAAGGTTCTATACTTAGAATTGAGAGAGCTTCAATTCATGATGGAGATGGAATTAGAACAGTTGTGTATTTTAATGGATGTCCATTAAAATGTAAATGGTGTTCTACTCCTGAATCACAAAATATAAATGACAAACTGGGATATATACAAAAAAAATGTACTATATGTAAAAGATGTATAAGTCATTGTCCTGAAAATGCATTGTCTTTATCTAATGATGAAAAAATTCATATAGACAGATCAAAGTGTACTAGCTGTTTTAAATGTATTGATATATGTCCTTTTGGTGCATTTAAAAAGTATGGTATGACTATGTCTGTAGATGAAGTAATAAATGAAATAAGTAAGGATGAGCTTTTTTACTTTCATTCTAATGGAGGAGTTACAATAAGTGGTGGTGAATGTCTTATTCAGGTTGAATTTTTAAGGGATGTTCTTAAAGGGTGCAAGATGAAAGGAATCAACACAGCTATTGAAACAAGTTTGTTCGCCAAATATAAAGATATTGAAAAGGTACTTCCATTTGTTGATACACTTTTTATAGATATAAAACATATGGACTCTAGTTGTCATAAGGCATTAACGGGTGTAAAAAATGATATTATCTTAGATAATATTATTAAACTCGATTCTTCAAAGTATAACTTTGATATTCGAATAAGAGTTCCGATTATTCCTGGCCTGAATGATTCTGATTATAATTTATTAGATACTCTAGAGTTTTGTAATAAATTAAGTAAGATTAGATATATAGAACTTTTACCTTATCACAGATATGGAATTGATACTTATAATTCACTGGATATTGAGTATGAGCTTAAGAATATAAATTCGCCATCAAAGGATTGTATTAAAAGGATAGTTTCACTTTTAGAACAAAAAAAATATAGCTTAGAAATACGAGCAAATACAGGAATTCCAGATGGTTCGATAGATTTGACTAAATAA
- a CDS encoding GntR family transcriptional regulator, which translates to MKDEQTNQSLMDLAYIDIKNKILNLTYPPGSALTESGLAKELESSRMPVRMAIKRLEIEGLLVAGYRKKIRVKEVTRKDVLEIYQLRSLFEENALKMIFDMDKTWEYSHRLEAKVVNMRGAHNNVYDWEVADTEMHKELISVFENDRINKIYQNNQNELIRIGLICGKSSVHIKEVNDRLVEFVEAIRNKEYELANSILKEDHLESGLEMALEKITI; encoded by the coding sequence ATGAAAGATGAACAAACAAATCAATCCCTGATGGATTTAGCTTATATAGATATCAAGAATAAAATTCTTAATTTAACTTATCCACCAGGGTCAGCTTTAACGGAATCAGGTTTAGCTAAGGAATTGGAAAGTAGCAGGATGCCAGTTAGAATGGCTATTAAAAGACTTGAAATAGAGGGATTATTAGTTGCTGGTTATAGAAAAAAGATAAGAGTTAAGGAAGTTACTCGTAAAGACGTTTTGGAAATATATCAGTTAAGAAGTCTTTTTGAAGAAAATGCTCTTAAGATGATTTTTGATATGGATAAGACATGGGAATATTCACATCGTCTTGAAGCAAAAGTTGTTAACATGAGAGGTGCTCATAATAATGTATATGATTGGGAAGTTGCTGATACTGAAATGCATAAAGAACTAATCAGCGTTTTTGAAAATGATAGAATCAATAAAATTTATCAAAATAATCAAAATGAATTAATACGTATAGGTTTAATATGTGGTAAAAGCAGTGTTCATATTAAAGAAGTTAATGATCGTTTAGTTGAATTTGTTGAAGCTATTCGTAATAAAGAATATGAACTAGCCAATAGTATATTAAAAGAAGATCATTTAGAATCAGGACTTGAAATGGCTCTTGAGAAAATTACTATTTAA
- the uvrC gene encoding excinuclease ABC subunit UvrC translates to MFDIKEQLKNLPSSPGVYIMKDKYKNVIYVGKAISLKNRVRQYFMSKNHTLKVKSMVKNITEFEYIITDSEVEALILECNLIKEYRPKYNVLLRDDKTYPYIKITLNEDYPRVLKVRKIKKDKAKYFGPYTNITALNETLDLIKNMYPIRSCSIDINRAIQRKQRPCLNYHIKKCIGPCTGNVSKKDYMEMIDEIIMILSGKIENLKKELQINMELCSKNFEFEKAAKYRDKIMSIENIIQTQKIVTTNDINQDVIAMSKVDDEACVQIFFIRNGKIVGREHYILKGVIDNEREEIMASFIKQFYSSGVFIPRELIIENEIEDMEIIKKWLSGIKSKNVEIKIPKRGEKKDLVNMVRKNALEALEKFTNLEKIKFEKTTGVLDQIKELLNLDNKPKRIEAYDISNIQGVDSVGSMVVFTDGKKDKKEYRRYKIQSVIGPNDYASMQEIVGRRLESGNYPDLILLDGGLGQVNAVNKILKDKNIDIPLWGMYKDDKHRTKGLISTDREFELDKSSNIYKFIYLIQEEVHRFAITYHRSLKTKNMTKSILDDIPNIGSKRKMNLLSHYKNVDNIRRASLDELESVEGMNKKSAKSVYEFFNSK, encoded by the coding sequence ATGTTTGACATAAAAGAACAGTTAAAAAATCTACCTAGTTCACCAGGTGTTTATATAATGAAGGATAAATATAAAAATGTTATATATGTAGGAAAGGCTATATCTTTGAAAAACAGAGTAAGACAGTATTTTATGTCAAAGAACCATACTTTAAAAGTAAAATCTATGGTTAAAAATATTACTGAATTTGAATATATAATTACAGATTCAGAAGTAGAGGCATTGATACTTGAGTGCAATCTAATAAAGGAATATAGACCTAAATACAATGTTTTATTAAGAGATGATAAAACTTATCCATATATAAAGATAACATTAAATGAAGATTATCCTAGAGTATTAAAGGTTAGAAAGATAAAGAAAGACAAAGCTAAATATTTTGGACCATATACTAATATAACTGCTCTTAATGAGACCTTAGATCTTATAAAAAATATGTATCCTATAAGATCTTGCAGTATAGATATAAATAGAGCTATACAAAGAAAACAAAGACCTTGTCTTAACTATCATATTAAAAAATGCATAGGGCCATGTACTGGAAATGTGAGCAAGAAAGATTATATGGAAATGATAGATGAGATAATAATGATTCTATCTGGTAAAATAGAAAATCTTAAAAAAGAACTACAAATAAATATGGAATTATGTTCAAAGAATTTTGAATTTGAAAAAGCTGCAAAATACAGAGATAAAATAATGAGTATTGAAAATATAATACAAACACAAAAGATAGTAACTACTAATGATATAAATCAAGATGTAATAGCAATGTCAAAGGTAGATGATGAAGCTTGTGTCCAAATATTTTTTATTAGGAATGGAAAAATAGTGGGTAGAGAACACTATATATTAAAAGGTGTAATTGATAATGAAAGAGAAGAAATAATGGCTTCTTTTATAAAACAATTTTATTCATCTGGTGTATTTATACCCAGGGAGTTAATAATAGAAAATGAAATAGAGGATATGGAGATAATAAAGAAGTGGTTAAGTGGTATTAAAAGTAAAAATGTAGAAATTAAAATACCTAAAAGAGGAGAAAAAAAAGATCTTGTTAATATGGTAAGAAAAAATGCTTTAGAAGCACTAGAAAAGTTTACGAATTTAGAAAAGATCAAGTTTGAAAAGACTACAGGTGTTTTAGATCAGATAAAAGAATTGTTAAATTTAGATAATAAACCAAAAAGAATAGAAGCATATGATATCTCAAATATACAAGGAGTGGATTCAGTAGGAAGCATGGTTGTATTTACAGATGGAAAGAAAGATAAAAAAGAATACAGAAGATATAAGATTCAATCTGTTATAGGGCCAAATGATTATGCATCTATGCAAGAAATAGTGGGTAGAAGATTAGAAAGTGGAAATTATCCAGATCTCATATTACTTGATGGAGGATTAGGTCAAGTAAATGCAGTTAATAAAATTTTAAAGGATAAAAATATTGATATACCTTTATGGGGAATGTATAAAGATGATAAGCATAGAACAAAAGGACTTATATCAACTGATAGAGAATTTGAATTAGATAAAAGCTCTAATATATATAAATTTATATATCTTATACAAGAAGAGGTGCATAGGTTTGCTATAACTTATCATAGATCTTTAAAGACTAAGAATATGACTAAATCTATATTAGATGATATACCTAATATAGGTAGTAAAAGGAAGATGAACTTATTATCTCACTATAAAAATGTAGATAATATAAGAAGAGCATCTTTGGATGAACTTGAGAGTGTAGAAGGTATGAATAAAAAATCAGCAAAAAGCGTATATGAATTCTTTAATTCAAAGTAA
- the hprK gene encoding HPr(Ser) kinase/phosphatase yields the protein MEKVPVKQMIEDLNLEVVYMPENVEKYITSSDVNRPGLQYAGFFEYFSSDRIQIVGRGEYEYFQYLDEKTRWERLDKLFSYDIPALLLTRGLEPSKDAIEACKKHKKIFLRTPMNTTRFINKISNYLDSKLAPTTTIHGVLVDVYGIGVLITGESGVGKSETALELIKRGHRLVADDAVEIKKTEEDLLTGQAPDIIKYLMEIRGVGILDIKSLYGVGAIKPSKLIDMVVYMESWKDGKYYDRLGIDEEHMDILGIPVEKITIPVKPGRNLAMIIEVASRNYRQKAMGYNAAKVFNDKLMKKLDNEK from the coding sequence ATGGAAAAGGTGCCAGTAAAACAAATGATAGAAGATTTAAATTTAGAAGTAGTATATATGCCAGAAAATGTAGAGAAGTATATAACATCGTCTGATGTTAATAGACCAGGGCTTCAGTATGCGGGATTTTTTGAATATTTTTCATCTGATAGAATACAGATTGTAGGAAGAGGAGAATATGAATATTTTCAATATTTAGATGAAAAAACAAGGTGGGAAAGATTAGATAAGTTATTTTCTTATGATATTCCAGCTCTTTTACTAACTAGAGGACTTGAACCTAGTAAAGATGCAATAGAGGCTTGTAAAAAGCATAAAAAGATATTTTTGAGAACACCTATGAATACTACTAGATTTATAAATAAGATTTCAAACTATTTGGATTCAAAATTAGCTCCAACGACAACGATACATGGAGTATTAGTAGATGTTTATGGAATAGGAGTTTTAATAACTGGAGAAAGTGGTGTAGGAAAATCAGAAACAGCTCTAGAACTTATAAAAAGAGGACATAGACTTGTAGCTGATGATGCTGTTGAGATAAAGAAGACAGAGGAAGATTTATTAACAGGACAAGCCCCTGATATTATAAAATATTTAATGGAAATAAGAGGGGTTGGAATACTTGATATAAAGAGTCTTTATGGAGTAGGTGCTATAAAGCCTAGTAAATTAATAGATATGGTAGTTTATATGGAGTCTTGGAAGGATGGTAAGTATTATGATAGGCTAGGTATAGACGAAGAACATATGGATATATTAGGAATACCTGTTGAAAAGATAACTATACCAGTAAAGCCTGGAAGAAACTTGGCTATGATAATAGAGGTTGCATCTAGAAATTATAGACAAAAGGCCATGGGATATAATGCTGCTAAAGTTTTTAACGATAAGTTGATGAAAAAATTAGATAATGAAAAATAG